Proteins from a single region of Acidobacteriota bacterium:
- a CDS encoding PAS domain-containing protein: MQPLIRGYETQVKIFMVMVVLFLVTANLVTVTFLDNSESLLLDEARVRILDAAEAMARAVAAEDPARPPRDLRDLARAHGASLAEIVDRSGKVTASSQSWREGATIPLDTLVGADALRDLDAGRPAIDRDDAPGDLTDILVRVGPAGPSPRLLHAGFSLTAAETIRRQIRILTWAQGIGGTLVLVMVLLFIRFVLSPYRALRAAAASIEPPESAAAGGDDPAFLVASFRGVVEKMRAMEGELERMRFSSSSAGAQESLLSSLSSGVLILDAGGRVAALNPAGETILGLAAVDLLGKRVSEIFAPTAELAALLDEAARHGRGRAREVVSYRLPSGRSVHLGVTTSGPPGGGSGALCLFSDLTEIRGLQARVLLKENLARVGELSAGIAHEFRNSLATILGYARLAAKSDAEPDGNAAAIVREVQSTGRLVDEFLRYAAPARLQRAECALRPILEGLAEEVPRSTGAGVSVRVTGEWPDRIVADEALLRQAFHNLLRNAVEASGAGASSGVVLVRGRTEEGSAFVDITDSGEGFAPEILPKLFTPFVTTKSHGTGLGMALAQKIVVSHDGSIDAVNLEGGGARITVSLPLTD; encoded by the coding sequence ATGCAGCCGCTGATCCGCGGGTACGAGACGCAGGTCAAGATCTTCATGGTGATGGTGGTCCTCTTCCTCGTCACCGCGAACCTCGTCACGGTCACCTTCCTCGACAACTCCGAGTCGCTTCTCCTCGACGAGGCGCGCGTCCGGATCCTCGACGCCGCCGAGGCGATGGCGCGCGCGGTCGCCGCGGAGGATCCCGCGCGCCCGCCGCGGGATCTCCGCGATCTCGCGCGCGCCCACGGCGCGTCGCTGGCGGAGATCGTGGATCGATCGGGGAAGGTGACGGCCTCGAGCCAGTCGTGGCGTGAGGGGGCGACCATCCCTCTCGACACGCTCGTCGGCGCCGACGCGCTGCGCGATCTCGACGCGGGGCGCCCCGCGATCGATCGCGACGACGCGCCGGGCGATCTCACGGACATCCTGGTGCGCGTCGGCCCGGCGGGCCCCTCCCCGAGGCTGCTCCACGCGGGCTTCTCGCTGACGGCGGCCGAGACGATACGGCGCCAGATCCGGATCCTCACCTGGGCGCAGGGGATCGGCGGCACGCTCGTGCTGGTGATGGTCCTGCTCTTCATCCGGTTCGTCCTCTCCCCCTACCGCGCGCTGCGCGCGGCGGCCGCCTCGATCGAGCCGCCGGAGTCGGCCGCCGCGGGCGGCGACGATCCGGCTTTTCTCGTCGCCTCCTTCCGCGGCGTCGTCGAGAAGATGCGCGCGATGGAAGGGGAGCTCGAGAGGATGCGTTTCTCGAGCTCGTCGGCGGGGGCGCAGGAGTCGCTCCTCTCGAGCCTCAGCAGCGGCGTCCTCATCCTCGACGCGGGGGGGCGCGTCGCCGCGCTCAACCCCGCCGGGGAGACGATTCTCGGCCTCGCCGCCGTGGATCTCCTCGGCAAGCGCGTCAGCGAGATCTTCGCCCCCACCGCGGAGCTGGCCGCGCTCCTCGACGAGGCGGCGCGTCATGGCCGCGGCCGCGCGCGCGAGGTGGTGAGCTACCGGCTTCCTTCGGGGCGCAGCGTCCACCTGGGAGTCACCACGTCGGGTCCGCCGGGAGGCGGGAGCGGCGCCCTGTGCCTCTTCAGCGATCTCACCGAGATCCGGGGGCTGCAGGCCCGCGTCCTCCTCAAGGAGAACCTCGCGCGGGTCGGGGAGCTCTCGGCCGGCATCGCGCACGAGTTCCGCAACAGCCTCGCGACGATCCTGGGGTACGCGCGCCTCGCGGCGAAGTCCGACGCGGAGCCCGACGGAAACGCCGCCGCGATCGTCCGGGAGGTCCAGTCGACGGGGCGCCTCGTGGACGAGTTCCTGCGCTACGCGGCGCCGGCGCGCCTCCAGCGCGCGGAGTGCGCGCTGCGGCCGATCCTCGAGGGGCTCGCGGAGGAGGTCCCCCGCTCGACGGGCGCAGGAGTCTCCGTGCGGGTGACCGGGGAGTGGCCCGACAGGATTGTCGCCGACGAGGCGCTCCTGAGGCAGGCCTTCCACAATCTTCTCAGGAACGCGGTCGAGGCGAGCGGCGCCGGCGCGAGCTCCGGCGTCGTGCTGGTGAGGGGGCGCACCGAGGAGGGGAGCGCCTTCGTGGACATCACGGACAGCGGCGAGGGGTTCGCCCCCGAGATCCTCCCGAAGCTCTTCACGCCCTTCGTGACGACGAAGAGCCACGGCACCGGCCTCGGGATGGCCCTCGCGCAGAAGATCGTCGTCAGCCACGACGGGTCCATCGACGCGGTCAACCTCGAGGGGGGTGGGGCCCGGATCACCGTCTCGCTCCCGCTGACCGACTGA
- a CDS encoding prepilin-type N-terminal cleavage/methylation domain-containing protein, producing the protein MSSTTHDRRDRSRGRGLSRGFSLAELLIVVAIIGLIVLVFFPALGNFSRSWKARSTADAMMADIRGAHQMAISMHQNITFTFTPSPTNTYSYYHPIQKKTITVKVSNNTTMTTNPTGSFAPVMNINGSITNPSAPSASAPTSNFVRLTTTITGGRIDTYTFGFSTAGQITYTVSH; encoded by the coding sequence ATGAGTTCAACGACCCATGACCGTCGCGACCGCTCGAGGGGGAGGGGCCTCTCCCGCGGGTTCTCCCTGGCCGAGCTCCTCATCGTCGTCGCGATTATCGGCCTCATCGTCCTCGTCTTCTTCCCGGCCCTGGGGAACTTCTCGAGGTCGTGGAAGGCGCGCTCGACGGCCGACGCGATGATGGCCGACATCCGGGGCGCCCACCAGATGGCGATCTCGATGCACCAGAACATCACCTTCACCTTCACGCCGAGCCCGACCAACACGTACTCGTACTACCACCCGATCCAGAAGAAGACGATCACCGTCAAGGTTTCGAACAACACGACGATGACCACGAACCCGACGGGGTCGTTCGCGCCGGTGATGAACATCAACGGATCGATCACCAACCCGTCGGCCCCGTCGGCGAGCGCGCCGACCAGCAACTTCGTCAGGCTGACGACGACGATCACCGGCGGCCGGATCGACACGTACACCTTCGGCTTCAGCACGGCCGGCCAGATCACGTACACGGTGAGCCATTGA